From Chlamydiifrater volucris, one genomic window encodes:
- the secG gene encoding preprotein translocase subunit SecG, which produces MVVLFYAALFVFLTLSAILCGLVLVQESKSMGLGSSFGVDSGDSVFGVSTPDVLKKATGWFAGIFCVCCLLLSVWTGALGRQQGKNFADRQAAEVEQMVEEDD; this is translated from the coding sequence ATGGTTGTTTTATTTTACGCTGCACTTTTTGTTTTTTTAACGTTATCGGCAATTTTGTGTGGGCTCGTTTTGGTTCAGGAAAGCAAAAGTATGGGATTGGGATCTTCCTTCGGTGTAGACTCGGGAGACTCTGTTTTTGGAGTATCAACCCCCGATGTGTTAAAAAAAGCTACGGGATGGTTTGCGGGGATTTTCTGTGTTTGCTGCTTGCTTCTTTCCGTATGGACTGGAGCTTTAGGGCGTCAGCAAGGAAAGAACTTTGCCGACAGACAGGCAGCAGAAGTAGAACAGATGGTGGAAGAAGATGATTAG
- the tpiA gene encoding triose-phosphate isomerase produces the protein MTRRRYVFGNWKMHRTKLEAVEFVKAIIPLLSPISLRERDAVGIAPAFTSIEAMKVLEDNLPFRFLPGAQNVFWENQGAFTGEISIEMVKEAGARFVLVGHSERRMFFAETDEVIAKKLSAVRTAGLLPVFCVGESLSEKEQGKTEEVLRSQLLGGLASFPDIDEIVIAYEPVWAIGSGKAASAKDVLGAHACCRQVIAEKFSPKAAEKVSILYGGSVKPDNVNELANVDGVDGFLVGGASLSASSFADIIVRFYQEV, from the coding sequence ATGACAAGAAGGCGTTATGTGTTCGGGAATTGGAAAATGCACCGAACAAAACTTGAAGCTGTGGAGTTTGTAAAAGCTATCATACCATTGCTATCTCCCATATCTCTGAGGGAAAGGGACGCCGTAGGTATCGCTCCAGCCTTTACTTCCATAGAGGCTATGAAGGTTTTAGAGGATAATCTTCCTTTTAGATTTCTTCCCGGAGCTCAAAATGTATTCTGGGAAAATCAAGGAGCCTTCACAGGCGAAATTTCCATAGAGATGGTTAAGGAAGCCGGGGCGCGCTTCGTTTTGGTCGGACACTCAGAAAGACGTATGTTCTTCGCCGAAACAGACGAGGTAATCGCTAAAAAATTGTCAGCAGTTAGAACCGCAGGGTTGTTGCCAGTTTTTTGTGTAGGGGAAAGTCTTTCAGAGAAAGAGCAAGGCAAGACGGAAGAAGTTTTGCGTTCCCAGCTTTTGGGGGGATTAGCGTCATTTCCCGATATAGATGAAATCGTTATTGCTTACGAACCCGTCTGGGCTATAGGAAGTGGAAAAGCAGCCAGTGCCAAGGATGTGCTGGGAGCTCATGCGTGTTGTCGTCAGGTGATCGCAGAGAAATTTTCTCCTAAGGCTGCAGAGAAAGTTTCCATCTTGTATGGAGGGTCTGTTAAGCCCGACAATGTTAATGAGTTGGCCAATGTTGACGGTGTTGATGGGTTTCTTGTCGGTGGAGCTTCTCTATCAGCAAGCTCTTTTGCCGATATCATTGTGAGATTTTATCAGGAGGTCTAA
- a CDS encoding exodeoxyribonuclease VII small subunit, giving the protein MQEQSIDFEEAMRRLEEIVDLMNAPSTSLDASLKLYEEADTLMRLCERRINEVEKRIRFLADERAKERELAGESV; this is encoded by the coding sequence ATGCAAGAACAATCCATAGATTTCGAAGAGGCTATGCGCCGGTTGGAAGAAATTGTAGATCTGATGAATGCTCCATCCACATCGTTAGATGCTTCATTAAAACTATACGAGGAAGCAGATACGTTGATGCGCCTGTGCGAGCGACGCATCAATGAGGTCGAAAAACGTATCCGCTTCCTAGCAGACGAGCGCGCAAAAGAGCGCGAGCTTGCTGGAGAATCTGTATAG
- a CDS encoding NAD(+)/NADH kinase has protein sequence MTVIVFGNPRNPSFARASEEILALLAKNNKKVVTIPECSALLRIPSYESWDSAIHPFESILSIGGDGTVLRAKKLALALSLPIIGVHIGRLGFMSDLTVQDADKLEAILQGKGSSVHKELLEGTLSAESLSTPQICLNDIVIHRGAFPRLTDYKVLIDGVLLNTFSADGLVIATPNGSTGYSLAAGGPLVCPGVQACVLSPICSHAPSSRPMIICPRKSIEIILEDGPEGASVLFDGQDEQILYPKHSLICRLSPERLTFLKSPAYDYFVTLRSKLHWMESLR, from the coding sequence ATGACTGTTATTGTTTTCGGGAACCCTCGCAATCCTTCTTTTGCTCGGGCATCAGAAGAAATACTGGCGTTACTGGCCAAAAACAACAAAAAAGTCGTTACCATTCCTGAGTGTTCTGCGCTACTAAGGATCCCTTCTTACGAGTCGTGGGACTCTGCAATTCACCCTTTTGAAAGCATTTTGTCAATAGGTGGAGACGGTACTGTCCTACGCGCTAAAAAATTGGCTCTAGCTCTTTCTTTGCCTATCATAGGAGTGCATATAGGTCGACTCGGGTTTATGTCCGATCTCACTGTGCAGGATGCCGATAAACTTGAAGCCATCTTGCAAGGCAAAGGAAGCTCTGTGCACAAAGAACTCTTAGAGGGAACACTGTCAGCAGAAAGCTTATCCACTCCTCAGATATGTCTTAATGACATTGTTATTCATCGTGGGGCTTTTCCCAGACTTACAGACTACAAAGTGTTAATTGATGGCGTTCTTCTAAACACTTTCTCCGCAGATGGACTAGTAATAGCTACTCCTAACGGATCTACAGGATACTCTTTAGCCGCAGGAGGTCCCCTCGTGTGCCCTGGTGTCCAAGCTTGCGTATTGTCACCTATATGCTCTCATGCTCCTTCCAGCAGACCAATGATCATTTGCCCACGAAAAAGCATAGAAATTATCCTTGAAGATGGACCTGAAGGAGCTTCTGTCCTCTTCGACGGTCAAGATGAGCAAATCCTCTACCCTAAACACTCTTTGATCTGCAGACTATCTCCTGAGAGGCTGACATTCTTGAAATCCCCTGCTTACGATTACTTTGTCACTTTACGTTCTAAGTTGCACTGGATGGAAAGTCTGCGCTAG
- the rsmA gene encoding 16S rRNA (adenine(1518)-N(6)/adenine(1519)-N(6))-dimethyltransferase RsmA: MAYRTSFERLKKFFAETGGAPKKGFSQNFLIDANIVNKIVEVAKVQQGDSVLEIGPGFGALTEKLLLAGACVTAVEKDRLFHDELASLPITLYLEDAMKFDFSCIDTSQRKAKVVANLPYHLTTPLLVKLFLEGFDKWSSITVTVQYEVAKRMASKVGHADYGSLTLFLNFFSHVRSLFKISSSCFYPKPSVDSATIHLEMKEKLPIESVENRNLFFIMTRAAFGQRRKFLSNSLSAVYDKQKVIATLEDMGLSSKTRPENLSLEEYLTLFEMLKK; this comes from the coding sequence ATGGCATACAGAACTTCTTTTGAACGATTGAAAAAATTTTTTGCAGAAACGGGGGGAGCACCGAAGAAGGGCTTCTCTCAGAATTTTTTGATCGATGCGAATATTGTTAACAAGATAGTAGAAGTGGCAAAGGTTCAGCAGGGGGATAGTGTTCTGGAAATAGGCCCAGGGTTTGGAGCTTTGACCGAAAAGTTACTTCTTGCTGGCGCCTGCGTGACGGCTGTTGAGAAGGATCGGCTTTTTCACGATGAGTTAGCAAGTCTACCCATAACACTTTATCTCGAAGATGCTATGAAATTTGATTTTTCTTGCATCGATACCTCTCAAAGAAAAGCTAAAGTGGTTGCCAATTTGCCCTATCACCTCACAACACCACTTCTGGTAAAATTGTTCCTAGAAGGCTTTGACAAATGGTCTTCAATTACGGTGACGGTTCAATACGAGGTAGCCAAAAGAATGGCTTCAAAAGTTGGCCACGCGGATTACGGTTCTTTGACATTGTTCCTTAACTTTTTTTCTCATGTGCGTAGTTTATTTAAAATTTCGTCTTCTTGTTTTTATCCCAAACCTTCTGTGGATTCGGCAACTATTCATTTAGAAATGAAAGAGAAATTGCCCATAGAGTCTGTTGAAAATCGCAACCTATTTTTTATCATGACACGAGCTGCTTTTGGTCAAAGAAGGAAGTTTTTATCGAATTCTTTGTCTGCAGTGTACGACAAACAAAAGGTTATAGCGACTTTAGAAGACATGGGGCTATCTAGCAAAACCCGACCAGAGAATCTTTCTTTGGAAGAATATTTAACGCTTTTTGAAATGCTTAAGAAATAG
- a CDS encoding 1-deoxy-D-xylulose-5-phosphate synthase: MMTETAKFLDVVQSPEHLRQLSPNDLPLLADEIRHKIISVLSKTGGHLSSNLGCVELSLAMHYVFNSPEDKFVFDVGHQCYTHKLITGRNDQRFCSIRKSEGLSGFSNPEESPHDLFYTGHAGNALSLALGLAETEKQQQTGNHVLCFIGDASLSCGLTMEALNNIPDNLENFIIILNDNKMSISENVGSTARILSKLLNHPTAGKLRDKLGKWLRKIPRCGCELEKRGRRVSISVKNLFCSAPFFEQFGLSYVGPVDGHNITKLVALLEAVKNQPFPVIIHAVTTKGKGLDDAQENPAAYHGVSPNFGKKKSHLQSEDCREVVVVTKKSESFPQIFGRTVCELATIHPSLSIVTPAMSLGSCLEDFKKTFPHNFYDVGIAEGHAVAFSGGMAKLKQGKVICSIYSTFLLRALDNLFHDVCMQKIPVIFAIDRAGLAFEDGRSHHGIYDLSFLRTMPDMIVAQPRNGNILRDLLFSAMDWNCPTAIRYPKVATETSDQIPVLRNPGSAEILHQGEDVLIIALGHTYKMALQLRAKLLEQGISPTVMDPIFVKPLDTHTLGILLMTHSKIVTIEEHALKGGLASEINDFLISFGFGKSQVLSFGVPDQFLNHDSADVMYKSIGMDVDTMFTKVMTTFGFRLRHSSPYVKYRITSAS, encoded by the coding sequence ATCATGACAGAGACTGCTAAATTTCTGGACGTCGTCCAATCTCCAGAACATCTACGCCAGCTTTCTCCCAATGATTTACCTCTTCTTGCCGATGAGATCCGTCATAAAATTATCTCTGTACTTTCGAAGACCGGAGGTCATTTGTCTTCCAACTTGGGATGTGTGGAACTTAGCCTAGCTATGCACTATGTTTTCAACTCACCCGAAGATAAATTTGTCTTCGACGTAGGCCATCAATGTTACACACACAAACTCATTACTGGGCGCAATGACCAGCGCTTCTGCAGCATCCGCAAAAGTGAAGGCCTTAGTGGTTTTTCCAATCCCGAAGAATCTCCTCATGACCTTTTTTACACAGGACATGCAGGTAATGCCCTCTCCCTCGCCTTAGGGTTAGCAGAAACAGAAAAGCAACAACAGACAGGGAACCATGTTCTGTGCTTCATTGGCGACGCCTCCCTTTCTTGCGGGCTAACTATGGAAGCCCTCAATAATATCCCAGATAATTTGGAAAATTTTATTATCATTCTCAATGACAATAAAATGTCCATCTCTGAGAATGTAGGCTCTACAGCAAGAATCCTGAGCAAGCTCCTTAACCATCCCACAGCTGGCAAACTACGTGACAAGCTAGGGAAGTGGCTACGCAAGATTCCTCGATGTGGGTGTGAGCTGGAAAAAAGAGGCCGTCGAGTTTCTATCTCCGTGAAAAATCTCTTCTGTTCAGCGCCCTTCTTTGAGCAGTTCGGACTATCCTACGTGGGACCCGTCGACGGTCATAACATCACTAAGCTTGTCGCTCTTTTAGAAGCTGTCAAAAACCAACCCTTCCCCGTAATCATCCATGCCGTCACCACTAAGGGCAAAGGGCTTGACGATGCCCAGGAAAATCCCGCTGCCTATCATGGAGTTTCTCCTAACTTTGGGAAAAAGAAAAGTCATCTCCAATCTGAAGATTGCCGAGAAGTTGTTGTAGTTACTAAAAAAAGCGAAAGCTTCCCCCAAATTTTTGGTAGAACCGTTTGCGAATTGGCAACTATACACCCCTCATTATCAATCGTCACCCCAGCAATGTCTTTAGGGTCTTGTTTGGAAGATTTCAAGAAGACTTTCCCCCATAATTTCTACGATGTAGGAATTGCCGAAGGACACGCCGTTGCGTTCTCTGGAGGTATGGCAAAACTCAAACAAGGCAAGGTAATCTGTTCCATCTACTCTACTTTCCTCCTTCGAGCCCTTGACAATCTCTTCCATGACGTCTGTATGCAAAAAATACCCGTAATCTTTGCCATCGATAGAGCCGGACTAGCCTTTGAAGACGGACGTTCCCACCATGGTATCTACGACCTTTCTTTCTTGCGCACTATGCCAGATATGATCGTGGCACAACCACGCAATGGGAACATCCTCAGAGATCTCCTCTTCTCTGCAATGGACTGGAATTGTCCTACAGCTATTCGCTACCCCAAAGTGGCGACAGAAACTTCTGACCAGATACCTGTCTTAAGAAATCCCGGTTCAGCGGAGATCTTACACCAGGGGGAAGATGTCCTTATCATCGCCCTAGGACACACCTACAAAATGGCTTTACAACTAAGAGCCAAGTTATTAGAGCAAGGGATCTCGCCCACTGTTATGGATCCTATCTTTGTCAAGCCTTTGGACACTCACACGCTCGGCATACTGCTAATGACTCACTCTAAAATTGTCACTATTGAAGAACATGCCTTGAAAGGAGGACTGGCATCCGAAATAAATGACTTTTTAATATCTTTTGGTTTTGGTAAAAGCCAAGTATTGAGCTTTGGAGTTCCTGACCAATTTCTTAATCACGATAGCGCGGACGTTATGTACAAAAGTATTGGTATGGATGTGGACACTATGTTTACTAAAGTCATGACAACGTTCGGATTCCGCCTACGCCACAGCTCACCGTATGTTAAATACCGCATTACTTCTGCATCATGA
- the xseA gene encoding exodeoxyribonuclease VII large subunit yields the protein MFPEPITVSSLTEQLKNLLQQNFAFLAVKGELANVTLQSSGHLYFSVKDANSLLNGAFFNFRSKYSGPMLKNGDAVVVYGKLAIYAPRGSYQIIASAVVSSGLGDLILRFEATKKKLAALGYFDSKHKKPLPHKVRTIGVITSPTGAVIQDIINVLRRRCRDFQLILYPVKVQGDGAAKEVATAIQQFNEIALPDVLIVARGGGSFEDLQTFNEEIVVKAVYDSVLPIISAVGHEIDFTLCDMAADVRAPTPSAAAEIVCKSSESLEQWLQGFRSHLLSHSKNFLSSHRNTLLHWEKMLDHADFYREAHQRLDFASMSLLRSSSERCREASAKLQSIQRSLRVPLSNRIRFYQSRLSLLHTALPTQSITASKARLNLLDPQLNKVISDKLSFLCLQKQRHSRSLSQSLSYHLAKTNEIFLRIQKISSALYGAIQHIFDNDRRRIEKIHDQITVVINEKLNRLKTRKEVCLESLKALNPKNVLHRGYSMLFDFNEDSAIISAKTLRPGLAVRAVLHDGEKTLVVTDQRSPQ from the coding sequence ATGTTTCCCGAACCCATCACTGTGAGTTCTCTAACAGAGCAATTAAAAAATTTGCTACAACAAAACTTTGCCTTTCTCGCAGTCAAAGGAGAACTCGCCAACGTCACCTTGCAGTCCAGTGGTCACTTGTACTTTTCTGTTAAAGATGCTAACTCCCTACTAAACGGAGCCTTTTTTAACTTCAGATCTAAATACTCTGGGCCTATGCTAAAAAATGGAGATGCTGTAGTCGTCTATGGGAAATTAGCTATATACGCTCCCAGAGGTTCCTACCAAATCATAGCTAGTGCCGTAGTATCTTCAGGCCTTGGAGATCTCATCCTACGCTTTGAGGCAACAAAAAAGAAATTAGCAGCATTAGGGTACTTTGATAGTAAACATAAAAAACCTCTCCCGCATAAAGTTAGAACAATTGGAGTGATCACTAGTCCCACAGGAGCGGTAATTCAAGATATTATCAACGTGTTGAGGCGACGTTGCAGAGACTTCCAGCTTATTTTATATCCTGTTAAAGTCCAAGGAGATGGTGCTGCTAAAGAAGTAGCTACAGCCATTCAACAATTTAATGAGATAGCTCTCCCTGATGTACTTATCGTTGCTCGTGGGGGAGGTAGCTTTGAAGACTTGCAGACCTTCAATGAGGAGATTGTTGTCAAAGCTGTTTATGACAGCGTCCTACCGATAATTTCCGCCGTAGGCCATGAAATAGATTTCACCTTGTGTGACATGGCTGCTGATGTACGTGCCCCTACCCCTTCGGCAGCAGCAGAGATTGTATGTAAGAGCAGCGAAAGTTTAGAGCAATGGCTTCAGGGGTTTCGTAGCCACTTGCTGAGTCATTCGAAAAACTTTTTGTCCTCTCATCGCAACACTCTTCTACACTGGGAGAAAATGCTGGATCATGCAGACTTTTACCGTGAAGCTCACCAAAGGTTAGATTTTGCTTCAATGTCTTTGCTACGCTCCTCCTCCGAACGCTGTCGAGAAGCTAGCGCAAAGCTTCAAAGCATTCAGCGTTCTCTAAGAGTTCCTCTCTCCAACAGAATTCGTTTTTACCAATCTCGATTATCACTGTTGCATACTGCGTTACCCACACAATCTATTACTGCCTCAAAAGCGCGTCTGAACCTTTTGGATCCGCAACTGAATAAGGTTATCTCTGACAAACTTTCTTTTTTATGCTTACAAAAGCAACGCCACAGTAGAAGCCTTTCCCAGTCACTATCCTACCATTTGGCAAAAACCAACGAAATTTTTCTCCGGATACAAAAAATTTCTTCGGCTCTGTACGGGGCTATTCAGCATATTTTTGACAACGATCGTCGTCGCATAGAAAAAATTCATGACCAAATCACTGTTGTTATAAATGAAAAACTTAACCGATTAAAAACCCGAAAGGAGGTCTGTTTGGAAAGCTTAAAGGCTTTAAATCCTAAGAACGTCCTCCATCGAGGATATTCGATGCTGTTTGATTTTAATGAAGATTCCGCTATCATCTCCGCTAAGACGCTTCGTCCTGGACTTGCGGTGAGAGCTGTGCTCCATGACGGAGAAAAAACTTTGGTTGTTACCGATCAAAGGAGTCCCCAGTAA
- a CDS encoding Organic solvent tolerance protein OstA: protein MKSHFFKTPFKISSYVAAVCVTSLPFHSLLADVPQSPTSGSPKEASKPKIPSQEEDYKANSSRISRENSPIQPVFIEDSKGSLIHTFSPTPTVNRKNHYLRHFQGLSGTLDIEDGAISVRKDLRIQANRIYIKQSDTENCKLVAHGNVMVTYKAKTLTCDYFEYDETTDICLLTNGKFALYPWFVGGSTITLTPDALLISKGYISTSEGPQKDVVLSGDQIEFNSENVLSVGPTTFKIKGIPLLAFPTFSFMPLEIPKPPINFRGGTGGFLGSYLGISYSPINHKDIASTFFLDSFFKHGVGVGCNLRYRPKDTLSTDFVDIKSYYAHRIAIDMAEAHDRYRVNGDFSFTKASGIFKGSCHIADSWETVSDIFPKDFDLKNTGPTEASYSWDTPLLTGFVRTNFKANNFLSVNKELPLLFVKQKPMRIFHTPWFIEGILETGYSSFSFSDNIPNAKGFSAFKTNLQTTTYAAFPVHYGIITPKVETSITCCSKNNKAPQEKKYFGGGSMEVDYRLTAAKNFLSFKHIVEPFITLSGWGKPISLNKNHDIFSVADAFHSIALLSSGLSTTLIPKKNSLVPAINGSLRILAILNNCPGRPMFPKIEGKLSLPTGRYSKIRFDSEWIVKKQCWDHFNVTWQWTPSENYALSTEFFHRSKYSWKKCSKDNYILDVSRSEEELLKSPLSDQRNTFLAKVFIRPHPCWNLKFSLRGGWLRKNSPDYLEYQAILGTKIFEHWQLYSVYEHREADTRCYFFLKLDQAPKGSKNRINPWN, encoded by the coding sequence ATGAAGAGTCATTTTTTTAAAACACCCTTTAAAATAAGCTCTTATGTCGCCGCCGTCTGTGTTACCTCTCTACCCTTTCATTCTCTATTAGCAGACGTTCCACAAAGCCCCACTAGTGGCTCTCCTAAAGAGGCTTCTAAACCAAAAATTCCTTCTCAAGAGGAAGATTATAAAGCAAACTCTTCTCGCATCAGCCGAGAGAATAGCCCCATACAACCTGTTTTCATTGAGGATAGCAAAGGATCTCTCATACATACCTTTTCCCCTACGCCTACTGTAAACAGAAAAAATCATTACCTGCGACACTTCCAAGGACTTTCAGGAACTCTTGATATAGAAGATGGCGCTATCAGCGTTCGTAAGGATCTACGTATACAAGCTAACAGAATCTATATCAAACAGTCAGATACAGAGAATTGTAAATTAGTGGCTCACGGTAACGTCATGGTTACCTACAAGGCAAAAACTCTTACCTGTGATTATTTTGAATATGATGAAACTACCGATATTTGCCTTTTAACAAACGGAAAATTTGCCTTATATCCTTGGTTCGTCGGAGGATCCACCATTACCTTAACTCCAGACGCCCTCCTCATCAGTAAGGGATACATTTCTACCTCGGAAGGGCCCCAAAAAGATGTTGTTCTCTCCGGAGACCAAATAGAGTTTAATTCTGAAAATGTGCTTTCAGTAGGGCCTACTACTTTCAAAATCAAAGGGATACCCCTGCTAGCTTTTCCTACTTTTTCATTTATGCCCCTAGAGATCCCCAAGCCACCAATAAATTTTCGTGGCGGTACAGGAGGATTCCTCGGGTCATACCTCGGCATCAGCTACTCTCCTATTAATCATAAGGATATTGCTTCGACATTTTTTCTCGACAGTTTCTTTAAACACGGAGTGGGTGTAGGCTGTAACCTCCGTTACCGTCCCAAAGACACCCTCTCCACAGATTTTGTGGATATTAAAAGCTACTATGCTCACCGCATAGCTATCGACATGGCTGAAGCCCACGACCGATACCGTGTCAATGGTGACTTCTCTTTTACTAAAGCTTCAGGAATTTTTAAGGGCTCTTGCCATATCGCCGACAGCTGGGAAACTGTCTCCGATATTTTCCCCAAAGATTTTGATTTGAAAAATACTGGACCTACTGAAGCTTCCTACTCCTGGGATACTCCCCTCCTCACAGGTTTTGTACGAACAAACTTTAAAGCTAACAACTTCCTTAGCGTCAACAAAGAACTTCCTCTCCTCTTTGTTAAACAGAAACCTATGAGAATATTCCATACTCCATGGTTTATCGAAGGCATACTAGAGACCGGATACTCTTCTTTCTCCTTCAGTGACAATATCCCCAATGCCAAAGGCTTCTCTGCTTTTAAAACCAACTTACAAACGACGACCTACGCAGCCTTTCCTGTACACTACGGTATCATCACTCCCAAGGTAGAAACATCCATCACCTGCTGCAGCAAAAATAATAAAGCCCCTCAAGAAAAAAAATACTTCGGTGGCGGATCTATGGAAGTCGACTACCGTCTCACAGCAGCCAAAAATTTCTTATCCTTTAAACACATCGTGGAACCCTTTATTACTCTTTCAGGGTGGGGCAAACCCATTTCTCTTAATAAAAATCACGATATCTTTTCCGTTGCTGATGCTTTTCACTCAATAGCTTTACTCTCTAGCGGATTATCTACAACTCTGATTCCTAAAAAAAATTCCTTAGTTCCTGCGATTAATGGCTCCCTACGTATTCTCGCTATACTGAACAACTGCCCAGGACGTCCTATGTTTCCTAAAATTGAAGGTAAGCTATCACTGCCCACAGGAAGATACTCAAAAATAAGATTCGATTCTGAATGGATTGTAAAAAAACAATGCTGGGACCACTTTAACGTTACCTGGCAGTGGACACCATCGGAAAACTATGCCTTATCTACAGAATTTTTCCACAGGAGCAAGTACTCTTGGAAAAAATGTAGCAAGGATAATTATATCCTCGATGTATCCCGAAGTGAGGAAGAACTACTTAAATCTCCCCTCTCCGATCAGAGAAATACTTTCCTAGCAAAAGTTTTTATCCGCCCTCATCCATGCTGGAACCTTAAATTCTCCCTACGTGGCGGATGGTTACGTAAAAATTCCCCCGACTACTTGGAATACCAGGCTATCCTTGGAACGAAAATCTTTGAACACTGGCAGCTGTACTCCGTATATGAACACCGAGAAGCTGACACTCGATGTTATTTTTTCCTAAAGCTCGATCAAGCACCTAAAGGCAGCAAGAACCGTATCAATCCTTGGAATTAG
- the def gene encoding peptide deformylase produces MIREITYYGNPLLRRKADPIAKITDEVKALYCDMCETMEALKGVGLAAPQVGESLRMFVMCVEKETEEGELVFLKTPKVFINPVLSEPSKEKVSGREGCLSIPGLRGDVVRPDAITVEAMDLDGVVFKERYQGFLARIIMHENDHLNGVLYVDRMVDKDLLKLKKGLERIKRKYNSEGFVALSEKTA; encoded by the coding sequence ATGATTAGGGAAATCACCTACTACGGAAACCCCTTGCTACGCAGGAAGGCTGATCCTATAGCTAAGATTACAGATGAGGTCAAGGCGCTATACTGCGACATGTGTGAGACCATGGAAGCTCTTAAAGGAGTGGGGCTTGCTGCTCCTCAGGTAGGAGAGAGCTTGCGCATGTTCGTGATGTGCGTTGAGAAAGAAACCGAAGAAGGGGAACTTGTATTTTTGAAAACACCTAAAGTCTTTATCAATCCCGTCCTTTCTGAACCATCGAAGGAAAAGGTCTCTGGTAGAGAAGGGTGTTTGTCCATACCTGGTCTTCGAGGAGATGTGGTGCGCCCTGATGCCATCACTGTAGAAGCTATGGATCTCGACGGTGTCGTCTTCAAAGAAAGATACCAGGGGTTTTTAGCGCGTATTATCATGCATGAGAATGACCATCTTAACGGCGTGCTATACGTCGATAGAATGGTGGACAAGGATCTTTTGAAGCTTAAAAAGGGACTTGAGAGGATCAAAAGGAAATATAATAGCGAGGGTTTTGTGGCCCTTTCTGAAAAAACAGCGTAG